The stretch of DNA CGGCGATCATGGTTTTTTCCGCCGCGGACAGCGGCCGCGCCTTGGCGGCTAGGCCCTCGATGGCGGGAGTGTTGCCGTCTTCCGACACCAGGGTATGTAGCGCCTGCACCAGGTGCCAGGCCGGGCTGTCCACGGTCGCTTTCAGGGACGAGTGGATGTCGTGGCTGGGCCCGCGCCCCCAGCGCTCGCCGCTGGAGACCAGTTCCACCTCGATGATGCCTTTGGCTCCGAGCACGATCTCCACCTTGCCGTCGAGTTCCTGCGAAGCCGACGGCATCATGATGCCCATGCACTTGCTCAAGGCCGACAGCACCTCCGGCTTGCGCACCACCTGGGGAAAATGGGGCGAGCCGATCTCCTCCTCGCCCTCGGCGACCAGCACCAGGTTCACCGGCAGGTTGCGGCCCGCGCCGCGGATGGCGTGCAGCGCCGCCAGCATCGCCGCCTCCGGCCCTTTCTGGTTCACCGCCCCGCGCCCCACCACGACCTTCCCCACGCCGGGCTTGTCCACCAGCCGGGCCTCCCACGGCGGCGAGCTCCACTCTGCGGGGTCCACCTGCTTGACGTCGTACATGAAGTAGAGCCCCAGGCTGCGCGGCGCGCCGGCATCCAGGGTCGCGAAGAGGCCGGGCTGGCCGTCAGTGGGCATCCTGGCGACCTGATTGAATCCGGCATCGCGCAGCATGCGCATGAAGAGGTCGCAGCCTTCGCTCACCCCGCGGTTCTCGGCCGCGATGGAGGGCTGCCGGATCCATTCCTGGAGGCGCTGCACCGATTCGTCGTGCCGTTTCGCGATCTCCGCCTTGATGGCATCGAGTTCGCCCTGAGCCGCCGGGGTGTAGCGCGACAATGCGAGCGCCGCCGCGCCGGCTGCGGTTCCTTGCAGAAAAGTCCGTCGGTCCATGGGCGGGGAGGATAGCAGGCGCGGACGACGGTGTCAGCAGGGTGCCCTGCCCTTGTCTCGCCCGGGTTTGGCAAGACTTGGGTGGGCAAACCCCAGGGACGAGGTCAGTTCACATTGACCGTGATGGGCACGATGTGGACGTCGGCGTTGTTGACGCCCTGGAGCACGACCGCACCCGACTCCGGTGTGAAGCTTGGCGGTGGCGGTGGCGAAAACGAGCTGGAGCCGCCGCCGCAACCCGCCAGCATGGCTGCCAACAGCAGCAGGACAGCTCCAGTGAGAAACAGCGCGCGCGTCGCCGCTTTGTTCCGTTTGCGCCGTACGCCCGCGCCCAGCAGCAGGCCCACGACCAGAGTCCCGCCGCCCCAGCTCCAGGCGAAGTAGCTGGGCGTGGCTCCCAGCGGCAGCAGCTTTGCCGTGCTCGACGCCGTTATGGTGAAGGTGGCGTTGCCCGGCGGCGACATCGGACTGGGAGGGGTGCAGGTGACACCGGCCAGCGACGTGGACACGATGCAACTGAATGTCACTGGCCCGTTGAATGTGGTCCCCCCCAGCGTCACGGTCACCATCTGGGAAGTGCCGTGTGTGACGGTGATCGTCGACGATCCCCCATTGCTCATGGTGAAGTCCGGCGGCGCCGGCGTGCTGGTGGTGCCGCTGGCCAGTTCCGAGATGAGGTTGTAGGCGTCCACTGTCCCCAAACCGGTGGCCAAGTCATAGCCGACGGTAGCGCTATAGCCGATCTGCCCGCTCTGCGGACAAGTGCCATTGTTGTTCAAGAACGCAAAGCCGGGGCTGCAAGGCACCGTATTGTCGCCGCTGGTGACGTCGTGGAAGGCGTCGGTGGAGTTGGCCGCCAATGCATACAGCATCGGGTTCACGTTCCCTTGGGGTCCACCCATCTTCTGGTTCAGCAGCGCCACCATGCCAGCAAAGGTCGGCGCCCCCGCCGAGGTTCCCCCGATCGCGTCCAACGTCGTATCCGACCGGCGGAACCCGTTGGTGCAGTCGGCGGGACTCTGGTTGCTGGCGCAGATCAGGTAGCCATCGTGGACGAAGGCCGCGGCCAGCGAGAGATCGGGGACGTCGCGCATTGTGTCGTTGGCATCCAGCATCGGTTGCCAGACCGGCTTGGAGTTCGGGACGCAGTTCTGTCCCTGGGCATCGCAGATCTGCAGCGTGCTCTTGCCGCCGCCTCCCCCCGCCAGCTGGCCTCCATTGGCTGTGGTCTCATTCCATGTCGTCTCCGGGATATAGGAGAGCGCGGAGCCGTTGAAGCTGTTGTTCGCCGAGGCCCAGAACTGGGAGGGCGTGTTCCCCTCATTGAACATCGTCCCGCCGACGCCGGTCACAAAGGCACTGCTGGCGGGGAAATCCACGGCCAGGCCGTGGGTGGCGCTGGTGGCGGTGAACGACTCGCAGTCGCCCGCGCCGGTATCACCCGAGGGTCCGACGACGGTCTGGCCCTGCGAATTCGCTTGCTGGAACAGACCGGTGAAGGTGGTGATGTCGCTGGCCGTCCAGAACGACTCGCAAGCGCCGTAGCTGATGCTGAGTACGGACGCGACGTTGTTGCTGATGGCGTACGCCATCGAATCGAATGCGCCGAGACTGGGCGCGTTTCCAGGGGTCACGAAGATGATGGTCGCTTTCCGCGCTACTGCCCCCGCCCACTCCACGTCCAGGTCCGCTTCTGCGATATCGTTGCTGTTGACCCCGGCCACGTATCCCGGGATCTTCTGCACCACCGGCGCATTCGCCGGTAGCCCCGACAGGCTGCGGAAGGTGGCGATGTCCGGGAGCAGGATGTCGGTTTGTCCCATGACCGCCAGGGTCTGCCCGGTTCCGTCGATGCCCTGGTCATACAGTGGCTTCAGGTGGTAGATGGTCGCGAAATCGTCCGGAGTAAGGAAGTGGTTGCCGCTGATGCTGGAGGTGAACTTCGGCTGTGGCCGGCGGACGGCCCGGGCCTTGGGACGGAAATCGTGCAGCCCGCGTATCCCCAGGGTCACATCGGCCAAGACCCGCGGAAGCGACGGGTCCGCGGCGTTGGCGAAATGGACCTCGCCGTTCACCGCGTAAGTGTGGATCTCGGCCCCAAATGCCGCCCGCACCTGCGCTGCGGTCCCGCTGAACGCGAGGTACGCCCGGCCTGCCGGCCGCTCGACGATGCTGAACCCCTGCGCCTGCAGCCACTGGGCCGTTTTCGCTATGTCCGCGTCGCTGATCCCGAACCGGTCGGCGTACTGTTCCACCGTCAGCCACTTGTGATAGTTCGGCGAAGAGGGATCCTGCTGTTGCTCAAGCAGGGCGTCCAGTTCCGCCTGTTGCGCGGCAGTGCGGTTGAAGAACAGCGTGATCCGCGGCAACTGCAGCGCGTCGGCGACTTTACCGCGATCGAATCGCGCCTGAGCCAGGCGATGTACGTTCCCACGGAGCGGCGTCCTCGCTTCATCGATCTTGTCCGGGATGCGGCTCCTGGTCTGCGCTGGAGAGCCAGCCGCCACCAGGACGAGAAGAAAAACAAGGACCCACCGTCTCTTCATACTCGTCATTTCCTTCCTTAGCCGGACAAACGGGGGGCACCGCCCCGAGAAGCGAGGTGTGCCCATGCGAAACACAATTCTTATAACAAAGTTGCTGCTGTGGCAGGCGTTCTTAATATTGCCCGTTCCGAACCAGGAGAATGAACCGGAGCGCCGACCGGGACTGAGCCGACTGCGGATGATAGAATCCAAGGGAGCGCTTCCCGCGCTTGCCTGCCGCGTTTCGTCTCACCGGAGAGATGGCCGAGTGGCTGAAGGCGCACGCTTGGAAAGCGTGTATACGGGAAACCGTATCGAGGGTTCGAATCCCTCTCTCTCCGCCAGCAATCCTCGCACCCCGAGGTCCTTCGCTGCGCTCAGGATTTCGCTGCGGGCTCGCCGCGCTTATCACCCTGCGCGAAACGTCACTCGTCGTCGTGCAGCTGGGCGGCGAGATAGTTCTCGATGCCCATCTCCTCGATGGCGTGCAGTTGGGCCTCCAGCCAGTCGATGTGCTCTTCCTCGTCCACCAGGATGTGCTCGAAGAGCTCGCGCGAGCCGCCATCCTTCAGCTTGTCGCACTCGAGGATGAAGTTGTTGAGGCGCTTGACCGCGTCGTATTCGAGCTGGACGTCGTTCTTGAACTGCTGCTCGACCGTCTGCCCGATGTTGATCTTGAAGTAGTCGCTCATGTTGGGCGTGCCGTCGAGGTACAGGATGCGCTCCATGAGCTGCTCGGCGTGCTTCATCTCCTCGATGGATTCCTTGCGAGTGTGCTTGGCCAGGCGCTCGTACTTCCAGTTCTCCAGCATCTCGGCGTGGAGGAAGT from Terriglobales bacterium encodes:
- a CDS encoding M20/M25/M40 family metallo-hydrolase, whose protein sequence is MDRRTFLQGTAAGAAALALSRYTPAAQGELDAIKAEIAKRHDESVQRLQEWIRQPSIAAENRGVSEGCDLFMRMLRDAGFNQVARMPTDGQPGLFATLDAGAPRSLGLYFMYDVKQVDPAEWSSPPWEARLVDKPGVGKVVVGRGAVNQKGPEAAMLAALHAIRGAGRNLPVNLVLVAEGEEEIGSPHFPQVVRKPEVLSALSKCMGIMMPSASQELDGKVEIVLGAKGIIEVELVSSGERWGRGPSHDIHSSLKATVDSPAWHLVQALHTLVSEDGNTPAIEGLAAKARPLSAAEKTMIADAARRFDEKIMMRQLGLKHWMYDADFQRALEQLMSRPTVNIEGLVGGYTGPGGKTILPHRAVAKLDLRLVPDMTASEALAALKAHLAKHGFGDIEVNMTGGYDPTSTPPDAAVIRAETAVYRRAGIEPILMPRGAGSWPGFVFTGAPLHLPAGHFGLGHGSGAHAPDEYFVIESTNKAVQGIDGAVGSFVEYLYEVASI
- a CDS encoding S53 family peptidase, producing MKRRWVLVFLLVLVAAGSPAQTRSRIPDKIDEARTPLRGNVHRLAQARFDRGKVADALQLPRITLFFNRTAAQQAELDALLEQQQDPSSPNYHKWLTVEQYADRFGISDADIAKTAQWLQAQGFSIVERPAGRAYLAFSGTAAQVRAAFGAEIHTYAVNGEVHFANAADPSLPRVLADVTLGIRGLHDFRPKARAVRRPQPKFTSSISGNHFLTPDDFATIYHLKPLYDQGIDGTGQTLAVMGQTDILLPDIATFRSLSGLPANAPVVQKIPGYVAGVNSNDIAEADLDVEWAGAVARKATIIFVTPGNAPSLGAFDSMAYAISNNVASVLSISYGACESFWTASDITTFTGLFQQANSQGQTVVGPSGDTGAGDCESFTATSATHGLAVDFPASSAFVTGVGGTMFNEGNTPSQFWASANNSFNGSALSYIPETTWNETTANGGQLAGGGGGKSTLQICDAQGQNCVPNSKPVWQPMLDANDTMRDVPDLSLAAAFVHDGYLICASNQSPADCTNGFRRSDTTLDAIGGTSAGAPTFAGMVALLNQKMGGPQGNVNPMLYALAANSTDAFHDVTSGDNTVPCSPGFAFLNNNGTCPQSGQIGYSATVGYDLATGLGTVDAYNLISELASGTTSTPAPPDFTMSNGGSSTITVTHGTSQMVTVTLGGTTFNGPVTFSCIVSTSLAGVTCTPPSPMSPPGNATFTITASSTAKLLPLGATPSYFAWSWGGGTLVVGLLLGAGVRRKRNKAATRALFLTGAVLLLLAAMLAGCGGGSSSFSPPPPPSFTPESGAVVLQGVNNADVHIVPITVNVN
- the bfr gene encoding bacterioferritin — encoded protein: MKGDSKVIAMLNEVLKAELTAINQYFLHAEMLENWKYERLAKHTRKESIEEMKHAEQLMERILYLDGTPNMSDYFKINIGQTVEQQFKNDVQLEYDAVKRLNNFILECDKLKDGGSRELFEHILVDEEEHIDWLEAQLHAIEEMGIENYLAAQLHDDE